One window of the Aptenodytes patagonicus chromosome 5, bAptPat1.pri.cur, whole genome shotgun sequence genome contains the following:
- the VWA2 gene encoding von Willebrand factor A domain-containing protein 2, with amino-acid sequence MSLLLFESICVFLLPQVLLVLGIQEIHADQEMIGKISAAGQLMQCSASLDVLFLLDGSYSIGKGTFERSKLFAGKLCDALDIHPDRVRVGMIQFSSTPHLEFPLDSYLTKQEVKERIKRIVFRGGSTETGRALKYILHKGFPGGRNSSVPEVLIIISDGKSQGSTAMPAVQVKERHITVFAVGIKFPRWEELYVLASEPTEQHVLFAGDADDAANGLYSTLTGSVCSATTPGCKVESHPCERRTLETVKELAGNYVCWKGSKQPNAVHASLCPFYRWKRVLIKHPSRCFRTVCPDPCDSQPCQNGGTCVPAGLDKYHCLCPVGYGGDIHCGPKLSLECSVDLLFLMDSSAGVTLEGFLRYKAFLKRFLQAVMGQDSPMNVGVAQYSNDVRIPIEVGQHKDAFSLMKSIDSLNFSGGGTLTGRALQYIAQQGFRSTPVFADVQDDLPRVVVLLTDSKSQDPVAEAAKYARDRGLFLIGVGSSFVRAELTKVTGNPKQTIIYSEPQDLFNRIPELQKRICSVDNPEGCQAQSLDLAFAVDASAGVGLENFLRLRDFVRSSFLHFSINRDVTQIALVVYGSRAHTVFALDTHTSYSALLQAIDQVPFLGDSASAGSALLHIYGDVMTVQKGARPGVNKAVVVLTNGGGVEDAAAPAQQLRDNGILVFVVVTGDAQRDTLLRITGSPNYLVHISSYEDLQHYQDLIIERICEEAKSPVNLCKPNPCMNRGVCILGPGSYRCECHGWEGPHCESRVLRGDSPRSLVLPQHSHVQQSSSGLQHFSRAPWHTKRHVDQRH; translated from the exons TTTTACTGGTGTTGGGTATACAAGAAATTCATGCTGACCAGGAGATGATCGGCAAGATCTCAGCTGCTGGCCAGT TGATGCAGTGCTCGGCCTCATTAGATGTCCTTTTCCTCTTGGACGGCTCCTACAGCATTGGCAAAGGAACCTTTGAAAGGTCTAAGCTCTTCGCAGGCAAGCTCTGTGATGCCTTGGACATCCATCCAGACAGG GTCCGCGTGGGAATGATACAGTTTAGCTCAACTCCCCACCTTGAATTCCCACTGGATTCGTATCTAACCAAACAAGAAGTGAAAGAGAGAATCAAGAGGATTGTGTTCAG AGGTGGGAGCACAGAGACAGGTCGGGCTCTGAAGTACATTCTCCACAAGGGATTCCCTGGTGGCAGAAACTCAAGTGTCCCTGAAGTCCTGATCATAATTTCGGATGGGAAGTCCCAGGGCAGCACCGCAATGCCTGCAGTGCAGGTGAAGGAGAGACACATCACGGTTTTTGCAGTGGGAATCAAGTTTCCAAG GTGGGAGGAGCTGTATGTGCTGGCTAGTGAGCCCACCGAGCAGCACGTGCTCTTTGCTGGAGATGCTGACGATGCTGCCAACGGCCTGTACAGTACCCTCACCGGCTCTGTCTGCAGCGCCACCACTCCAG GCTGCAAAGTTGAATCCCACCCTTGTGAACGCAGGACCCTGGAGACTGTGAAAGAGCTGGCTGGAAACTATGTGTGTTGGAAAGGCTCAAAGCAGCCAAATGCAGTGCATGCATCGCTGTGCCCTTTCTACAG ATGGAAGAGGGTCTTGATAAAACACCCATCCAGATGCTTCCGAACTGTATGTCCAG ACCCTTGTGACTCCCAGCCATGCCAGAACGGGGGCACGTGTGTCCCAGCGGGACTGGACAAATACCACTGCCTCTGCCCGGTGGGGTATGGAGGAGACATCCACTGTG GACCAAAGCTGAGCCTTGAGTGCAGCGTGGATCTTCTTTTCCTGATGGACAGCTCAGCGGGGGTCACGCTGGAAGGGTTCCTGCGCTACAAAGCGTTCCTCAAGAGGTTCCTCCAAGCAGTGATGGGCCAGGACTCGCCAATGAATGTGGGGGTGGCCCAGTACAGTAACGATGTCAGGATACCCATTGAGGTGGGCCAACACAAGGATGCATTCAGTCTTATGAAGAGCATTGATTCTTTGAATTTCAGTGGAGGAGGAACCCTgacaggcagagccctgcagtaCATTGCACAGCAGGGTTTTAGGAGCACTCCAGTCTTTGCAGATGTACAGGATGACCTCCCACGCGTGGTTGTCTTGCTCACTGACTCCAAGTCTCAGGATCCAGTGGCAGAAGCTGCTAAGTACGCAAGGGACCGAGGCCTCTTCTTGATTGGTGTAGGCAGCAGCTTCGTGAGAGCAGAGCTGACCAAGGTCACTGGCAATCCAAAGCAGACAATTATCTACTCAGAACCCCAGGACCTGTTCAACAGGATCCCAGAGCTGCAGAAAAGAATCTGCAGCGTGGACAATCCTGAAG GCTGCCAGGCACAGTCTCTTGATTTGGCGTTTGCGGTGGATGCCTCGGCTGGAGTTGGCCTGGAGAATTTTCTGCGGCTGAGGGACTTTGTCAGGAGCAGCTTTTTGCACTTCAGCATCAACCGGGATGTCACCCAAATTGCCCTTGTTGTCTATGGCAGCAGAGCTCACACTGTGTTCGCTTTGGACACCCACACGAGCTATTCAGCTCTCCTCCAAGCCATCGACCAGGTGCCTTTCCTCGGGGACTCAGCCTCTGCTGGCAGTGCCTTGCTGCATATTTATGGTGATGTGATGACAGTGCAAAAAGGAGCAAGACCTGGAGTCAACAAGGCAGTGGTGGTGCTCACAAACGGAGGCGGCGTGGAGGAtgcagctgccccagctcagcagctgaGGGACAATGGCATCTTGGTGTTTGTGGTTGTCACTGGGGATGCACAGAGGGACACGCTGCTGAGGATTACTGGGTCTCCGAACTACCTGGTCCACATCTCCTCCTATGAAGACCTGCAGCATTACCAAGACCTTATCATCGAAAGAATCTGTGAAG AAGCAAAAAGCCCCGTGAACCTGTGCAAACCCAACCCGTGCATGAACCGGGGCGTATGCATCCTTGGGCCTGGGAGCTACCGGTGCGAATGCCACGGCTGGGAAGGACCCCACTGTGAGAGCA GAGTTCTCCGGGGTGATTCTCCGAGATCCCTGGTACTTCCTCAGCACTCCCATGTGCAGCAGAGTTCAAGTGGTTTGCAGCACTTCTCCAGAGCTCCCTGGCACACCAAAAGGCATGTGGATCAGAGACACTGA